From the Aquitalea magnusonii genome, one window contains:
- the dusB gene encoding tRNA dihydrouridine synthase DusB, producing the protein MRIGPYTLKNRLIVAPMAGVTDRPFRMLCKKMGAAMAVSEMITSNKSLWATAKTLRRADHAGEVEPISVQIAGSDPQQMAEAARINVEQGAQIIDINMGCPAKKVCNVAAGSALLRDEALVGRILEAVVKAVDVPVTLKTRTGWSPEHRNALRIARLAEDCGIAALALHGRTREDMYRGDAEYDTIRAVKASIGIPLIANGDIDTPQKAQQVLQYTGADAVMIGRAAQGRPWIFREMQHYLETGQLLPPPRVMEIRQLLLEHLDDLYGFYGEYSGCRIARKHIAWYTRGLRGSNTFRQAMYQLEETGRQRQAVAGYFDQLAAQSERLEYEALLAEDAAPV; encoded by the coding sequence ATGCGCATTGGTCCCTACACCCTGAAAAACCGGCTGATCGTTGCCCCCATGGCGGGTGTGACGGACAGGCCGTTTCGCATGCTGTGCAAGAAAATGGGCGCAGCCATGGCGGTGTCGGAAATGATCACCTCCAACAAGTCATTGTGGGCCACGGCCAAGACGCTGCGTCGGGCCGACCACGCCGGCGAGGTGGAGCCGATTTCGGTGCAGATTGCCGGTTCGGACCCGCAGCAGATGGCGGAAGCCGCCCGCATCAATGTGGAGCAGGGCGCGCAGATCATCGACATCAATATGGGTTGTCCGGCCAAGAAGGTATGCAATGTGGCGGCCGGTTCCGCCCTGTTGCGTGACGAAGCACTGGTGGGGCGCATTCTGGAGGCGGTGGTCAAGGCGGTGGATGTGCCGGTGACGCTGAAAACCCGCACCGGCTGGAGTCCCGAGCATCGCAATGCCTTGCGCATTGCACGGCTGGCCGAGGATTGCGGCATTGCCGCGCTGGCGCTGCATGGCCGCACCCGTGAGGACATGTATCGCGGTGATGCCGAGTACGACACCATCCGCGCGGTCAAGGCCAGCATCGGCATTCCGCTGATTGCCAACGGTGACATCGACACGCCGCAAAAAGCGCAGCAGGTATTGCAGTACACCGGTGCCGACGCGGTGATGATAGGCCGGGCGGCGCAGGGGCGGCCATGGATTTTCCGCGAAATGCAGCATTACCTGGAGACCGGCCAATTGCTGCCGCCTCCCCGGGTGATGGAAATCCGCCAGCTATTGCTGGAGCATCTGGACGATCTGTATGGATTTTATGGCGAGTACTCCGGCTGCCGCATCGCGCGCAAGCACATTGCCTGGTACACCAGAGGGCTGAGGGGCTCCAATACGTTTCGCCAGGCCATGTATCAGCTGGAGGAGACTGGCCGCCAGCGGCAGGCGGTAGCCGGCTATTTCGATCAGTTGGCCGCACAGTCGGAACGACTGGAATATGAGGCCCTCCTGGCGGAGGACGCCGCTCCGGTCTAG
- a CDS encoding M20 aminoacylase family protein — protein MFSPILPGIQSIADEMITLRRQLHAHPELGFEEFNTSRLVREKLQAWGYEVQHGIGGTGVVASLHCGKGPSIGLRADMDALPIQEESGRAWASQVAGKMHACGHDGHTAILLAAACELARRRSFAGTLHLFFQPAEEGHGGSGAKRMLDEGLFQRFPCDAIFALHNMPGMPLGSFGFRAGPFMASTDTITIRLHGTGGHGAMPQSAVDPVVTASALVMALQTIVSRNVSPLDVAVVTVGALLAGDAANVIPASAELRLTVRALKPDIRELLHLRIRQLAEQHAAAYGATAEITFEHGYPVLFNDDVITRQASLLAREYLGAANVQEDIPPLTGSEDFAYWLEQVPGCYFIVGNGDEEGGCMVHNPGYDFNDNALPLAASYWVRLVEYWLAPEHPPAAVAG, from the coding sequence ATGTTCAGCCCCATCCTGCCAGGCATCCAAAGTATTGCCGATGAAATGATCACCTTGCGACGCCAGTTGCATGCCCATCCCGAATTGGGTTTCGAAGAGTTCAATACCAGCCGGCTGGTCCGGGAAAAGCTGCAGGCCTGGGGGTATGAGGTGCAGCACGGCATCGGTGGCACCGGTGTGGTTGCCAGCCTGCACTGTGGCAAGGGGCCGAGCATCGGCCTGCGCGCCGATATGGACGCCCTGCCCATCCAGGAGGAGAGCGGCCGGGCCTGGGCCAGCCAGGTGGCCGGCAAGATGCATGCCTGCGGTCATGACGGCCATACCGCCATCCTGCTGGCCGCCGCTTGCGAACTGGCTCGCCGCCGCAGCTTTGCCGGCACGCTGCACCTGTTTTTCCAACCGGCCGAGGAGGGGCATGGCGGCTCAGGTGCCAAGCGCATGCTGGACGAAGGGCTGTTCCAGCGCTTTCCTTGCGACGCCATCTTTGCCCTGCACAATATGCCGGGCATGCCGCTGGGCAGCTTTGGTTTCCGTGCCGGTCCCTTCATGGCCTCCACCGACACCATCACCATTCGTCTGCATGGCACCGGAGGTCATGGTGCCATGCCGCAGAGTGCGGTAGATCCGGTGGTGACTGCGTCTGCCCTGGTGATGGCCCTGCAAACCATTGTGTCGCGCAATGTGTCGCCGCTGGATGTGGCTGTTGTCACGGTCGGGGCCTTGCTGGCAGGTGATGCCGCCAATGTGATTCCCGCCAGCGCCGAGTTGCGGCTGACGGTGCGCGCACTGAAACCGGATATCCGCGAACTGCTGCATCTGCGTATCCGCCAACTGGCCGAACAACATGCTGCCGCCTACGGTGCCACGGCAGAGATCACCTTCGAGCATGGCTATCCGGTGCTGTTCAACGATGATGTCATCACCCGCCAGGCCAGCCTGCTGGCGCGTGAGTACCTGGGAGCGGCCAATGTGCAGGAAGACATTCCACCGCTTACCGGCAGCGAGGATTTTGCCTACTGGCTGGAGCAGGTGCCAGGCTGCTATTTCATCGTCGGCAACGGAGATGAAGAGGGTGGCTGCATGGTGCATAACCCTGGCTACGACTTCAACGACAATGCCCTGCCACTGGCGGCCAGCTACTGGGTCCGGCTGGTGGAGTATTGGCTGGCCCCGGAACATCCGCCTGCCGCCGTGGCGGGCTGA
- the purH gene encoding bifunctional phosphoribosylaminoimidazolecarboxamide formyltransferase/IMP cyclohydrolase — translation MTKIERALISVSDKTGVLEFAQELAALGVHILSTGGTAKLLADNGVPVTEVSDYTGFPEMLDGRVKTLHPKVHGGILGRRDLPEHVAKMAEYDIGNIDLVCVNLYPFEATIANPDCVLEDAIENIDIGGPTMVRSAAKNWAHVAIVTDAADYAALTAELKANDGKLAKTTRFELAKKAFTHTAAYDGAISNYLTSLADGVVSGKPERVAFPNRLNAQFIKVQDMRYGENPHQSAAFYRDLDPAAGTISAYRQLQGKELSYNNIADADAAWEAVKTFDQTACVIVKHANPCGVAVAADTLSAYKLAFATDTTSAFGGIIAFNRPVDAETVEAVTGQFLEVLIAPSFTEEAKAIIAAKKNVRVLEIPLETGANRFELKRVGGGVLVQTPDIRNVALDELRVVTKRQPTPQEMSDLLFAWRVAKFVKSNAIVFCNNGQTVGIGAGQMSRVDSTRIAARKAQDAGLSLQGAVASSDAFFPFRDGIDVIAEQGIKAIIQPGGSMRDEEVFAAADEHGIAMVLTGVRHFRH, via the coding sequence ATGACCAAAATCGAACGCGCGCTGATCAGCGTCTCCGACAAGACCGGTGTTCTGGAATTTGCACAGGAACTGGCCGCACTGGGCGTGCATATCCTGTCGACCGGCGGTACCGCCAAATTGCTGGCTGACAATGGTGTGCCGGTGACCGAAGTGTCCGACTACACCGGTTTCCCGGAAATGCTGGATGGCCGCGTGAAGACCCTGCATCCCAAGGTACACGGTGGCATTCTGGGCCGTCGCGACCTGCCGGAACACGTGGCCAAGATGGCCGAATACGATATCGGCAACATCGACCTGGTATGCGTGAACCTCTACCCGTTTGAAGCCACCATCGCCAATCCGGACTGTGTGCTGGAAGACGCCATCGAAAACATCGACATCGGCGGCCCCACCATGGTGCGCTCCGCCGCCAAGAACTGGGCCCACGTTGCCATCGTCACCGACGCTGCCGACTACGCTGCGCTGACTGCCGAACTGAAGGCCAATGACGGCAAGCTGGCCAAGACCACCCGCTTTGAACTGGCCAAGAAGGCCTTCACCCACACCGCCGCTTACGACGGTGCCATCTCCAACTACCTGACCAGCCTGGCCGATGGCGTGGTAAGCGGCAAGCCCGAACGCGTGGCTTTCCCGAACCGCCTGAACGCCCAGTTCATCAAGGTGCAGGACATGCGCTACGGCGAAAACCCGCATCAGTCCGCCGCCTTCTACCGCGACCTGGACCCGGCAGCCGGTACCATCTCCGCCTACCGCCAACTGCAGGGCAAGGAACTGTCCTACAACAACATCGCGGATGCCGACGCTGCCTGGGAAGCGGTCAAGACTTTCGACCAGACCGCCTGCGTCATCGTCAAGCATGCCAACCCCTGCGGCGTGGCCGTGGCCGCTGACACCCTGAGCGCCTACAAGCTGGCCTTTGCCACCGACACCACCAGCGCCTTTGGCGGCATCATCGCCTTCAACCGCCCGGTAGATGCCGAAACCGTGGAAGCCGTGACCGGCCAGTTCCTGGAAGTGCTGATTGCCCCGTCCTTCACCGAAGAAGCCAAGGCCATCATCGCCGCCAAGAAAAACGTGCGCGTGCTGGAAATTCCGCTGGAAACCGGTGCCAACCGCTTCGAACTGAAGCGCGTGGGCGGCGGCGTGCTGGTACAAACCCCGGACATCCGCAATGTGGCGCTGGACGAACTGCGCGTGGTGACCAAGCGTCAACCCACCCCGCAGGAAATGTCCGATCTGCTGTTTGCCTGGCGCGTGGCCAAGTTCGTCAAATCCAATGCCATCGTGTTCTGCAACAACGGCCAGACCGTGGGCATTGGTGCCGGCCAGATGAGCCGCGTGGACTCCACCCGCATTGCCGCCCGCAAGGCACAGGATGCCGGCTTGAGCCTGCAAGGTGCCGTGGCCTCCAGCGATGCCTTCTTCCCCTTCCGCGACGGTATCGACGTGATTGCCGAGCAGGGCATCAAGGCCATCATCCAGCCGGGTGGCTCCATGCGTGACGAAGAAGTGTTTGCCGCGGCCGACGAGCATGGCATTGCCATGGTGCTGACCGGCGTGCGTCACTTCCGTCACTAA
- a CDS encoding helix-turn-helix domain-containing protein — MQNNEHISQSVRLAMEQYFRDLDGEIPASIYDMVLACVEKPLIEVVLTHTQGNQTRAAELLGLNRNTLRKKMKSYDLI, encoded by the coding sequence ATGCAAAACAACGAACATATTTCGCAGTCGGTGCGGCTGGCGATGGAACAATATTTCCGTGATCTGGATGGCGAAATTCCCGCCTCCATCTACGATATGGTGCTGGCCTGTGTGGAAAAACCCCTGATCGAGGTGGTGCTCACCCACACGCAGGGCAACCAGACCCGGGCGGCAGAGCTGCTCGGGCTCAATCGCAACACCCTGCGTAAAAAAATGAAGTCGTATGATTTGATATGA
- a CDS encoding nucleoside hydrolase: MARKIILDCDPGHDDAIAMLLAHGSPAIDLLAITTVAGNQTLEKVTRNALAVADIAGIQVPIAAGCDRPLVRSSEIAPSIHGDSGMDGPQLPPPTRQVDPRHAVDLIIELIMAHPPGEITLVPTAALTNIALAVRKEPRIVSRVREVVLMGGGYHTGNWSAVAEFNIKIDPEAAHIVFHAPWPLTMVGLDLTLQALATPEVQAGIAALATRPARFVQELLQFFGETYRREQGFASPPVHDPCAVAYVIDPQVMTVRKVPLDVELHGALTLGMTVADFRAPPPADCHTQVAVTLDHAAFWQMVQTALRNIGEGGR; encoded by the coding sequence ATGGCCAGAAAGATCATTCTAGACTGCGATCCGGGACACGATGATGCCATCGCCATGCTGCTGGCGCATGGCAGCCCCGCCATCGATCTGTTGGCGATCACCACGGTAGCGGGCAACCAGACGTTGGAAAAGGTAACCCGCAACGCACTTGCCGTGGCGGACATCGCCGGTATCCAGGTGCCCATTGCCGCTGGCTGCGACCGTCCGCTGGTGCGTTCGAGCGAAATTGCGCCCTCCATCCATGGCGACAGCGGCATGGACGGCCCGCAACTGCCGCCCCCCACGCGGCAGGTCGATCCGCGGCATGCGGTGGACCTGATCATTGAACTGATCATGGCGCATCCGCCGGGAGAAATTACCCTGGTGCCCACCGCAGCCCTCACCAATATTGCGCTGGCGGTGCGCAAGGAACCGCGCATTGTCAGCCGGGTGCGCGAGGTGGTGCTGATGGGCGGCGGCTATCACACCGGCAACTGGAGTGCGGTGGCCGAGTTCAATATCAAGATTGACCCGGAAGCCGCGCACATCGTGTTCCATGCGCCATGGCCGCTCACCATGGTGGGACTGGATCTCACCCTCCAGGCGCTGGCCACGCCCGAGGTGCAGGCCGGGATTGCCGCCCTGGCAACCCGTCCGGCCCGCTTCGTGCAGGAACTGCTGCAATTCTTTGGCGAAACCTACCGCCGGGAACAGGGCTTTGCCAGCCCGCCGGTACACGACCCCTGCGCGGTGGCCTATGTAATCGACCCGCAGGTGATGACGGTGCGCAAGGTGCCACTGGATGTGGAGCTGCATGGTGCGCTGACGCTAGGCATGACGGTGGCCGATTTCCGCGCCCCGCCTCCGGCTGACTGCCATACCCAGGTGGCGGTAACGCTGGACCACGCCGCGTTCTGGCAGATGGTGCAAACTGCCTTGCGCAATATCGGGGAGGGTGGGCGATGA
- a CDS encoding EAL domain-containing protein, protein MARNQARLSRWQLLGTLLIIFLLAITLAAYFLLTSWQDFHARQAQVESDAYRHAREYLQSSSEHTVQTLLALRAHATDTLQQQLKQQVDQAHQVARGIWQQEHGRLPPARVKALIIEALRPLRFFDGRGYFFVDTLDGRCVLLPTAPHLEGSSLLENRDDQGRYIMKSLIKAVSTPTQEGYASYRWYLPGSRLMADKVAYARQFAPYGWLIGSGEYLANVDATLQQRALALLASMQLDKDNDDLMVIDNQGVLQLYPANPSEQGRHYLALAPELRKRVLEAMQLGRQGGFMEYSIPAGKNRSPVSHLAYARRLPGWDWTLVTAMHIQSIRDSSVQASSALEGQLLVRIRATILMTLLAMASAGLLSWFFVRWMNALLARYQLDLRHSHAELEASTRELKLSHFMIDHATDLVALQTADGVLVYANRAAQDCMGEDEALRSQLSQQLFAHAGKALPRTFETRLECRQGHLHLEVTLTGLDYQGERYLCATARDISQRHHAARQQRLAAKVFESSNEAILISNADNRILAVNRAFTQITGFSEQEVLGRSPAMLASGQHDADFYQRMWHSLKERGQWSGEIWNRRKNGEAFPEWLNISVLTDEHGQITHHVAFFTDISERKEHEARIQHLAEYDALTDLPNRILVNDRLQQAIRLAERQSGLLAVLFVDLDHFKNINDTLGHNKGDELLKQVAGRLCGAVRELDTVGRTGGDEFVLILPAISQPDEAAQVAERILRAMQTPFDVDGTTLVVGCSIGISLLPDDGTEIQTLLMNADLAMYHAKAHGRNTFRFYTREMNTQVADRLQLENRLRHALEQDELFLLFQPQYDINSNALIGCEVLLRWQDPQEGLIMPSRFIPIAEDSGLIVPLGRWVMREACMQMARWRQQGLLLPKIAVNVSALQLTRMDFIDDVRAALEESGLPGNCLEIEVTESTLMEDADLAARQLSILKAMGVRLSVDDFGTGYSSLAYLKRFAPDTIKIDRSFVCELPGDSEDAAIVSAIIHLARALGMSTLAEGVETEAQHHYLRELGCGGIQGYLLGKPQSADSLAAQLDAAIL, encoded by the coding sequence ATGGCGAGAAACCAGGCCAGGTTGTCGCGCTGGCAGCTGCTTGGCACCCTGCTCATCATCTTCCTGCTGGCCATCACTCTGGCAGCCTATTTTCTGCTGACCAGCTGGCAAGACTTCCACGCGCGCCAGGCGCAAGTGGAAAGCGACGCCTATCGCCATGCCCGGGAATATCTCCAATCCTCCAGCGAACACACCGTACAAACCTTGCTGGCCTTGCGCGCGCACGCCACCGACACCCTCCAGCAGCAACTCAAGCAGCAGGTGGATCAGGCTCACCAGGTAGCCCGCGGCATCTGGCAACAAGAACACGGCCGTCTGCCCCCGGCACGGGTCAAAGCCCTGATTATCGAAGCGCTGCGTCCACTGCGCTTTTTTGATGGCCGTGGCTATTTCTTTGTCGACACCCTGGATGGCCGCTGTGTGCTGCTGCCAACCGCCCCCCACCTGGAGGGCAGTTCGCTGCTGGAAAACCGGGATGATCAGGGCCGCTACATCATGAAATCACTGATCAAGGCGGTCAGCACCCCCACCCAAGAAGGCTATGCCAGCTATCGCTGGTATCTTCCAGGCAGCCGCCTGATGGCGGACAAGGTGGCATATGCACGCCAGTTTGCCCCGTACGGCTGGCTGATTGGCAGTGGTGAATACCTTGCCAACGTGGACGCCACGCTACAGCAGCGGGCACTCGCCTTGCTGGCCAGCATGCAACTGGACAAGGATAACGATGACCTGATGGTGATCGACAATCAGGGTGTGCTGCAGCTATACCCTGCCAATCCGTCCGAGCAAGGCCGCCACTACCTGGCCTTGGCGCCGGAACTGCGCAAACGGGTTCTGGAAGCCATGCAACTGGGACGCCAGGGCGGTTTCATGGAATACAGCATTCCGGCAGGCAAGAACCGCTCGCCGGTCAGCCACCTGGCCTATGCCCGGCGACTGCCGGGCTGGGACTGGACATTAGTGACGGCCATGCATATCCAGTCCATCCGCGACAGCAGCGTACAGGCCAGTAGCGCACTGGAAGGGCAACTTTTGGTCCGCATCCGCGCCACGATACTGATGACACTGCTGGCCATGGCCAGCGCCGGGCTGCTGTCCTGGTTTTTCGTGCGCTGGATGAATGCCCTGCTTGCGCGTTACCAGCTTGACCTGCGCCACAGTCACGCCGAATTGGAAGCCAGCACCCGCGAACTGAAGCTCAGCCATTTCATGATCGACCATGCAACCGATCTGGTTGCCCTGCAAACCGCGGATGGTGTGCTGGTTTACGCCAACCGGGCAGCACAGGACTGCATGGGAGAGGACGAGGCACTGCGCAGCCAGCTATCGCAGCAGCTATTTGCCCATGCCGGCAAAGCCCTGCCCCGCACCTTCGAAACCCGGCTCGAATGCAGGCAGGGCCACCTGCACCTGGAAGTCACCCTGACCGGACTGGACTACCAGGGCGAGCGTTATCTGTGTGCCACCGCCCGTGACATCAGCCAGCGCCACCATGCAGCGCGACAGCAACGCCTGGCCGCCAAGGTATTCGAATCCAGCAATGAAGCCATTCTGATCAGCAATGCCGACAACCGCATCCTGGCGGTAAACCGCGCCTTTACCCAGATTACCGGCTTTAGCGAACAGGAAGTGCTGGGCCGATCGCCAGCCATGCTGGCTTCAGGCCAGCACGATGCCGACTTCTACCAGCGCATGTGGCACAGCCTGAAGGAACGCGGGCAGTGGTCCGGTGAAATCTGGAACCGGCGCAAGAATGGCGAAGCCTTCCCCGAATGGCTGAACATCAGTGTGCTGACTGACGAACACGGACAAATCACCCATCATGTCGCCTTCTTCACCGACATCTCCGAGCGCAAGGAGCATGAAGCACGCATCCAGCACCTGGCCGAATACGACGCGCTGACCGACCTGCCCAACCGCATTCTGGTCAACGACCGCCTGCAGCAGGCCATCCGCCTGGCGGAACGTCAATCCGGTCTGCTGGCGGTGCTGTTTGTCGATCTGGATCACTTCAAGAACATCAACGACACGCTGGGACACAACAAGGGCGATGAGTTGCTCAAGCAAGTGGCCGGTCGCCTGTGCGGCGCAGTACGGGAGCTGGACACCGTGGGCCGTACCGGTGGCGACGAATTTGTGCTGATCCTGCCGGCCATCTCGCAACCCGATGAGGCCGCACAAGTGGCCGAGCGCATCCTGCGCGCGATGCAAACCCCATTCGATGTGGATGGAACTACGCTGGTGGTGGGCTGCAGCATCGGCATCAGCCTGCTGCCGGACGACGGCACGGAAATCCAGACCTTGCTGATGAATGCCGACCTGGCCATGTACCATGCCAAGGCGCACGGCAGAAACACCTTCCGTTTCTACACCCGGGAGATGAACACGCAGGTGGCAGACCGCCTGCAACTGGAAAACCGGCTGCGCCATGCGCTGGAACAGGACGAGCTGTTCCTGCTGTTCCAGCCGCAATATGACATCAACAGCAACGCCCTGATCGGCTGCGAAGTCCTGCTGCGCTGGCAGGACCCGCAAGAGGGGCTGATCATGCCGTCCCGCTTTATTCCGATAGCCGAAGACAGTGGCCTGATCGTCCCGCTGGGACGCTGGGTGATGCGCGAGGCCTGCATGCAGATGGCCCGCTGGCGCCAGCAAGGGCTGTTACTGCCCAAAATTGCCGTGAATGTATCGGCACTGCAGCTGACGCGGATGGACTTCATCGATGATGTCCGCGCCGCACTGGAGGAAAGCGGCCTGCCCGGCAACTGCCTGGAAATCGAAGTCACCGAAAGCACGCTGATGGAAGATGCCGACCTGGCCGCCCGCCAACTGTCCATCCTCAAGGCCATGGGCGTGCGGCTGTCGGTTGACGACTTCGGCACCGGCTACTCCAGCCTGGCCTATCTCAAACGCTTTGCACCGGACACCATCAAGATCGACCGTTCCTTTGTCTGCGAACTGCCCGGCGACAGCGAGGATGCCGCCATTGTGTCTGCCATCATTCATCTGGCCCGGGCGCTCGGCATGAGCACCCTGGCCGAAGGCGTGGAAACCGAAGCGCAGCATCACTATCTGCGCGAACTTGGCTGCGGTGGAATTCAAGGCTATCTGCTGGGCAAGCCGCAAAGTGCGGACAGCCTGGCTGCCCAGCTAGATGCAGCCATCCTGTGA
- a CDS encoding MFS transporter: MNSAMPHVPVASLMTALLAACVAFQLNASMLSPVLVTMAKELQASDAAVGMSQTAFFTAAALFSLFLPRLGDMLGRRRVLLGMLLVMLAGSVLAAMAPSVAVLQLARLIQGVSGPVVPVCLLMLHHAVRDPRRYGLLMGVVTAVNGGIAGIDAIAGGWLATAFGFRAVFWCIALFAALACVLVVRLAPESRPSPHARMDWPGVGWLVLSLGCLLWALQLAGAGRAANWLAVTFTTVAGLLALGLFLYTEQRSSHPLLALSLLRQRCIWPLLLTTVLTMTGVFAIINGLVMAHAQQPGSGFGLSAEQAAWYLLTPYALVGWLVGPYTGQLAPRWGYGRVLRLGLAGSLLAILLMLTAGLSSLAWMVAAAVLAGVAYAGTANIMLNGLGVVLSPEGSPGLLPGLNAGAFNLGAGLSFALLPAMQSLRDSPADGMLLGLGIVLLAGMCSLLIPRPVQAERPDQPLAVSQDGCI, encoded by the coding sequence ATGAATAGCGCTATGCCGCATGTACCGGTTGCCAGCCTGATGACAGCCTTGCTGGCCGCCTGTGTGGCATTTCAGCTCAACGCCAGCATGCTCAGCCCGGTGCTGGTGACCATGGCCAAGGAGCTGCAGGCCAGCGATGCCGCCGTGGGCATGTCACAAACGGCATTTTTTACCGCGGCGGCGCTGTTTTCACTGTTTCTGCCCCGGCTGGGTGACATGCTGGGGCGTCGGCGGGTGTTGCTGGGCATGTTGCTGGTGATGCTGGCCGGCAGCGTGCTGGCTGCCATGGCACCGTCGGTGGCCGTACTGCAGTTGGCGCGGCTGATACAGGGCGTGTCCGGGCCTGTGGTGCCGGTGTGCCTGCTGATGTTGCACCACGCAGTACGCGACCCGCGACGCTATGGACTGCTGATGGGGGTGGTGACGGCAGTGAATGGCGGCATTGCCGGCATTGATGCCATTGCCGGCGGCTGGCTGGCCACCGCCTTCGGCTTTCGTGCCGTGTTCTGGTGCATTGCGCTGTTTGCCGCTCTGGCTTGTGTCCTGGTGGTCAGGCTGGCGCCGGAGTCCAGACCGTCTCCCCATGCCCGCATGGACTGGCCCGGTGTGGGCTGGCTGGTGTTGTCACTGGGCTGTCTGCTGTGGGCGCTGCAGTTGGCCGGCGCGGGTCGCGCTGCCAACTGGCTTGCGGTCACTTTCACCACGGTAGCCGGTTTGCTGGCGCTGGGCTTGTTCCTGTATACCGAACAGCGCAGCAGCCATCCGCTGCTGGCACTGTCCCTGTTGCGCCAACGCTGTATCTGGCCCTTGCTGCTGACCACGGTGCTGACCATGACGGGGGTGTTTGCCATCATCAATGGCCTGGTGATGGCACATGCCCAGCAGCCTGGCAGTGGTTTCGGTCTGTCTGCCGAGCAGGCGGCCTGGTACTTGCTCACCCCGTATGCCCTGGTTGGCTGGTTGGTGGGGCCGTATACCGGCCAACTGGCCCCGCGCTGGGGGTATGGCCGGGTGCTGCGGCTGGGATTGGCGGGCAGCCTGCTGGCAATCCTGCTGATGCTGACCGCGGGATTGTCCAGCCTGGCATGGATGGTGGCTGCCGCCGTGCTGGCGGGTGTGGCCTATGCCGGCACGGCCAACATCATGCTCAATGGTCTGGGGGTGGTGCTGTCACCGGAAGGCAGTCCAGGGTTGTTGCCAGGGCTGAATGCCGGTGCCTTCAACCTGGGGGCCGGGCTGAGTTTTGCCTTGCTGCCGGCCATGCAGTCGCTGCGTGACAGCCCGGCTGATGGCATGCTGCTGGGCCTGGGCATCGTGCTGCTGGCTGGCATGTGCTCACTGCTGATACCGCGTCCTGTGCAGGCTGAACGACCGGATCAGCCGCTTGCCGTGTCACAGGATGGCTGCATCTAG